The following are encoded together in the Pungitius pungitius chromosome 7, fPunPun2.1, whole genome shotgun sequence genome:
- the tle5 gene encoding TLE family member 5 isoform X1, translating to MMFPQSRHSASSQQLKFTTSDSCDRIKDEFQFLQAQYHSLKLECDKLASEKSEMQRHYIMYYEMSYGLNIEMHKQAEIVKRLNGICAQVLPYLSQEHQQQVLAAIERAKQVTPPEMNSIIRQQLQAHQLSQLQGLALPMTPLPLGLSQPSLPAVTTSSGLFSLSSLLASQAQLAKEEKASREGVDSHREEDGDKSD from the exons GCTTCATCGCAGCAGCTGAAATTCACAACCTCTGACTCCTGTGACAGGATCAAGGACGAGTTCCAGTTCCTCCAAGCACAATACCACAG tTTGAAGCTGGAGTGTGACAAGTTGGCCAGTGAGAAGTCAGAGATGCAGCGCCATTACATCATG tacTACGAGATGTCCTACGGGCTCAACATTGAGATGCACAAacag gCTGAGATCGTGAAGAGATTGAATGGAATCTGCGCACAAGTCCTCCCCTACCTGTCTCAGGag caccagcagcaggtccTGGCAGCCATAGAGCGGGCCAAGCAGGTCACCCCCCCAGAGATGAACTCCATCATAAGG cagcagctccaggctCACCAGCTGTCTCAGCTCCAGGGCCTGGCCCTGCCCATGACCCCCCTGCCGCTGGGCCTGAGCCAGCCAAGCCTCCCCGCCGTCACCACCTCCTCcggcctcttctccctctcctccctgctggcCTCCCAAGCCCAGCTGGCCAAGGAGGAGAAGGCCTCTCGCGAAGGAGTCGACAGCCACCGCGAGGAGGACGGAGACAAGTCAGATTAG
- the tle5 gene encoding TLE family member 5 isoform X2: protein MMFPQSRHSASSQQLKFTTSDSCDRIKDEFQFLQAQYHSLKLECDKLASEKSEMQRHYIMYYEMSYGLNIEMHKQAEIVKRLNGICAQVLPYLSQEHQQQVLAAIERAKQVTPPEMNSIIRQLQAHQLSQLQGLALPMTPLPLGLSQPSLPAVTTSSGLFSLSSLLASQAQLAKEEKASREGVDSHREEDGDKSD, encoded by the exons GCTTCATCGCAGCAGCTGAAATTCACAACCTCTGACTCCTGTGACAGGATCAAGGACGAGTTCCAGTTCCTCCAAGCACAATACCACAG tTTGAAGCTGGAGTGTGACAAGTTGGCCAGTGAGAAGTCAGAGATGCAGCGCCATTACATCATG tacTACGAGATGTCCTACGGGCTCAACATTGAGATGCACAAacag gCTGAGATCGTGAAGAGATTGAATGGAATCTGCGCACAAGTCCTCCCCTACCTGTCTCAGGag caccagcagcaggtccTGGCAGCCATAGAGCGGGCCAAGCAGGTCACCCCCCCAGAGATGAACTCCATCATAAGG cagctccaggctCACCAGCTGTCTCAGCTCCAGGGCCTGGCCCTGCCCATGACCCCCCTGCCGCTGGGCCTGAGCCAGCCAAGCCTCCCCGCCGTCACCACCTCCTCcggcctcttctccctctcctccctgctggcCTCCCAAGCCCAGCTGGCCAAGGAGGAGAAGGCCTCTCGCGAAGGAGTCGACAGCCACCGCGAGGAGGACGGAGACAAGTCAGATTAG
- the tle5 gene encoding TLE family member 5 isoform X3, giving the protein MMFPQSRHSASSQQLKFTTSDSCDRIKDEFQFLQAQYHSLKLECDKLASEKSEMQRHYIMYYEMSYGLNIEMHKQAEIVKRLNGICAQVLPYLSQEQQLQAHQLSQLQGLALPMTPLPLGLSQPSLPAVTTSSGLFSLSSLLASQAQLAKEEKASREGVDSHREEDGDKSD; this is encoded by the exons GCTTCATCGCAGCAGCTGAAATTCACAACCTCTGACTCCTGTGACAGGATCAAGGACGAGTTCCAGTTCCTCCAAGCACAATACCACAG tTTGAAGCTGGAGTGTGACAAGTTGGCCAGTGAGAAGTCAGAGATGCAGCGCCATTACATCATG tacTACGAGATGTCCTACGGGCTCAACATTGAGATGCACAAacag gCTGAGATCGTGAAGAGATTGAATGGAATCTGCGCACAAGTCCTCCCCTACCTGTCTCAGGag cagcagctccaggctCACCAGCTGTCTCAGCTCCAGGGCCTGGCCCTGCCCATGACCCCCCTGCCGCTGGGCCTGAGCCAGCCAAGCCTCCCCGCCGTCACCACCTCCTCcggcctcttctccctctcctccctgctggcCTCCCAAGCCCAGCTGGCCAAGGAGGAGAAGGCCTCTCGCGAAGGAGTCGACAGCCACCGCGAGGAGGACGGAGACAAGTCAGATTAG